In Metopolophium dirhodum isolate CAU chromosome 9, ASM1992520v1, whole genome shotgun sequence, the genomic window GTGTACGTTggatacttaaataatataacagataatataaaaaaaaaatatagataaatctTATATATCTTAAACAATTAAAACCAaacaataataagtttattttcaattataaactaacgttaataataaataaaagtacaaaTTTATGTGATGCTGTCATGATATttacttaaacataatattatataatattataatcttttttaaGTACTAAGTTTGTTTAaacttgatattaatttttgttcaagtaattgacttaaaattatatttttaaagtctaaaagttataaaataactttaaaaaaaaataaacaggtCAGATTCTTCTAAGGACGAGATAAACATATAACTCAATATTAAGTACCCGCCCAGGTATCACACAAATTGATATcacattaaatcataatttttaaattaagtattgaGGGTATAAAGACATTCACTATCTTTATTTCAATCAACAGTTGTTGAGAGaattatataatcatacatttaaaaattaatgaaatatatatacaactaaTTTAGTTTCACATAGTCATAAatccattttattttacgatattgAGCAAGTTTGGATGACTGATAAATaactccaaaaattaaaatttataagaatACATTACAAATTCTATATATTACCTGGTAAAAAGATaattggtttaatttttttgtgccatgcaaattaataactaaccaATATCCTATCTTTTAACTGATAGAATtgaacaaaatgtaaatatttgtgttatatttgCCTAATCTGGTTTATAAATTGGTATTTTTGGAATAAACTCCACCAAAAgtacctgtaaaaaaaaaaatacgataaataacatggcataataaaataaagttttaatatggataaattaagatatttcatacaaattaacactacttttaatgtatattttttttataactaaaatgtataaacatttgtaaattattcattCAATGGTCCTGAATATATATACTCTAGATAACCTTAAGTCAACTTtgaacttataattaaaaaatgggtAAAGTAGGTAGTCTCTGCTGTACAGGAGGTGTTGAGCGTGTCTCATCATTGAGTAAGTAACCgtagtaatgtatattatgttaaatttgaattcaatggtaaatcattacattaaaaacaaagaatgtCAGTCagccatattatattagtaagtatatttgatattgatattaaaagatttcattttactattagtaattatGGTAGgtagaattaatttttgcaagcatttgtttaaatatctaattttgtataaattcgAACTtctaatgtctataaaaaatttgtgcttgtatattttataaatttttaccaacaaagttatttgcataattttgtcaaagtttgaactttaaatgcttataaaaaaaccgACCAAGTGTGAATCGGACTCTCGCATGGAGAGTTCCGTACCATCATCTATAAACATGATGGCAacactgtttatattatatattctaggaTTTTTAGTTAATTGTTGTTAAAGCAGCAACAGAAATACATaatctgtgaaaatttcaactttcaTGGTTCATGAGATACAGGCCGGTGACAGACGGACGGACAGCGATGCGTTAATAATAGGGTCGCGTTTTGCCGTACGAAACCCTATAATGAAATTGTGGATATGtaggtctataatatatttaaaaattttaaaaagaacagaattttttttttattattatttttaataccctggggctttattatttaaacgaccCAAAggtctttttaaaataaataagtttaacaattatatatattttacatactatataatatctttatattattataaataaaaataactatatatattttttttatgcacgttaaatttaaaggaaaaaaacaaaaaaataaaaataaatcgaaaattTTAAACGTCTAGCTCAATAAGAGCcaaaatatttcacattttaaaaattatactttttgtataaaattatgataaatacatttCTGTTTTACATCTGAAAATGTCACACATCTATAGATACTTGTTTTagattaacaacaaaataagaaaattgattgacgagaaatcgttattttaagcGTGAATATacgattttacaaaatttaaacttaaaaagacgcacttaaaaaatatttgttgaattcAATTTGACTGTATACAATTCaagtaataacaacttatgagttAACTTGTAAGAGAATTCAATAACTGGTGTTatgatttaaaacttaaatttggtCAATAATCTAATATTTGTGTGATGCTTATCCACAtagataaattgtatataaaacatgccactgtgtatataaaataatttgctaaaataCTTTACTCCAGCCTACAAGAGAATATTACTATTTCACATTCTGATGGCAATGACAGACATGACATTATCAGCATGTTAAATGGGTGGAGGGATGTATTTTGGTTTAGACATGGTAATGTGTCATGAGCCAGagaataatacaaaattgtataacttagctatcaagttaaaatatatttaactaaaataacagACTTTAAAAACTTACATATTCCGTAATAGAAGAAGTATCTACTCTTTGTTTATTTAATCTCCAATGCAacccaattttattataaagatgATTATTTTCCCAATCGAGTAATTTGTTCAAACTATGCTGAGtctaaaattaaagtttataaatttgataattagacacataaaatattatattaattaagtttaattacCCGTTTGCTGAGGCAAATTACAGGCCAAAGTGAACAACCAAGAGTACAGCAGCAACACATACATCCACAAAACAACCATTTAGCATTCATTGGTAAACTTTTCTTTAAAACAGAATTGATTCGCGCCATTGTCTCTTCAAATTCTTCAGGGGCTACACGTGATACAAGTGCACTTGGAAATTCTGATTGGAATCTGCTACTCAGtccaaaactataatatataatatatatagatatgtaattacttataaaataattgtttatatatctatatacagcCATACAAGGTGATCTATTTAACttgagtattataattaaaaacaagcGTCTTCCACTAAATTGATCACCCcatatataatactaaacaatactagcaatgttatttatatttaaccattaaaatagatatttaaaacaaatgcttttttttgtaaaaaaaaaaaaactataaataaaaattatctttaaaaaagAAAGGGATAATTTCTAAGCCAAAAAAACTTACATTAATGTTAGCTAAAAACATACTCATCATAAtcataaactaaaatttgaTGGCATTTCACGagacagtaatttatttatttttctgcaTTTTACAGGTAAATATGAAAGTCCATATGCATTCTTtttgattcaattatttttttaacatcttttatttatacaatttacaattacaaaatggtatgtttcttttaaattaacacaatcAATAGTGGACTATCTTAGTCTGTGCTCAATACAGACAtagttattttgataatatatatattatatatatatataactatatttagttttttagagttttagtattgaaaacctgttatttttatattaattaatataggctCTAAGTCAATGTATGACCTATAACATTATGCTacacattcaaaaataatttggtatttatctagtatttttttaaaacaataaattgtaacaCACACTCATTACATCCCAATCTAATCAgataatgaaataacataatacactaAATATTGACATCAAAATATAGATTGAAAATACTTGATaataccaaaattaatattatacaatagcaGTTTATAACGTTATAGCacgaagaatattatattagttatataactaGGGCTTGGATTTAAAATGCccttaaaaatatcaaacaaaagTTCTTTCAAAAAAGTAATTGATGACCTTGAAATCCGGAGATTTCCCTAAAAAAATTCCCTGGAATTGTAACAGGATTACTTTAGAAATCAAGATAAAtttgtgaataattttatttaaaaatcggagtactttatgtttttttagtacaaaatgtgtattatattattttatatattatatttttttttgttcgtaatattactaaaaatagattataaaatgacctaaaaaaataaatgcaataagAGAAAATTCAATGGCATTGTTCAAGAGACACATGAACAACATTGACATTGATATATAATGACAACTCAGACAGAGAATTAGCACAACACTATCactaattgtataaaatagttgtaattcatattataatatttgcaaatattttaaGGTCTATGAGGATagacaatatacattattttttctttaaaatctttattcaagcaactttaataattaatctctattaagaaaaaatacccacacaaacaatgatattagacaaatgattaattttttatttaatatcaatatattacatattagtaGACACCAGGCTTCTTGCTTTTActtacgttttatattttaatcatgtatttattgtaatagaattttaatatgtatacataggtaatttaaGGATAATAAGTGCGTGATTCATCAATTTATTgacattctatattatactattataccattgattgATTGCAGCATGTAGTTGCTGTAATTAATCAATGATTATaactactaatatactatacccAGTAAAATATTTCGTAAACCATTTTCACgcttatcttttattttatttttttttttttgatagacatagttgataattattagctaattgtaattattctttcagatatataatatgaaacaatttatattttacatactttaatagatataagacaatattgtatattttggttgattttttatgttagattatttattaaattgaaataacttATAGGCAAcatatatattacctaatatactatctgttatacaaaaatgaatgtttgtttgTTCATCTTCCATAGTCTCAAACACTAATGaactgttttcaataaaagttatatacaaTAGATTCCTTAAAACTCTGGGAGGGTATGTAGCTTTTAGGATTAGGTACACAAGAAATTTTGTTTTGGATCacgaaaatcaaataattttttgttgatattatataaggttgctattggttacagaTAAAGTAGTTaggtattaaaaacttaaaaataggcaatttgaattttaacagtgtacctagtacctaattTTGATGACCAAATTTCctttataaatgattataaatttaaaacgtttaaactacttacataaaataaactacacacaatttttaggatagttattttaaagataaaataaattaataaattataaaactgcaATTAACGAGATTATTCAACAAACTTTTGAATGAACatcacaataaattatcaattttgagCCCAGAACATGTCATTACTTACACAGTGAGATTGCCAATTCCTCTGATTAGTATCGGGTCTTGAACATGCATTAAATACGCTTCATCCATAGACGTGCATGCAATCTCCTCATCATACTGCTGTATGTCGTCGAATACAGCCATGACATTTGTGACGGTATCCGCTGAATGAATAACAATTGTTTTGTTTGAATGTTATGTTTAGAAACGCAGCTGAAATTACTCAACGTGATTTGGGGATAAGCACAAATAACAAGGACATTTAGCCGAGAACCCGTTGGATGTCAGTGAGTGGAATAGTTTATCAGACCCACCAAATTTTCCGAAATGAGACAAAATTCCTTACTATTCATGACCTATATTAGCTGTATCCTTGCCGAGTCTTAACAAACAATAgttgcaaaacaaaatatttatgatggCACTTACCCTGAGATCTAGtgtgataaatattatgatttgtagaTCGCGTCGATCGCCGTGTTTTCGGCGAGAACGGTCTACCGCACTAAAAGCCACCGACAGGAGAAACTAAAAATAAGACGAGACGCACACTAAATTTATGTAAGTCggcagtattattattgtagtcggATTTcgatatttaatgttattaattcattattattattattattattattattatattattgttcttcgTCGTACAGCAACTACAGCAGCAGAAAATAATTATGTCATTGTGATTTCGAgcgcaaaaataatattttgtttttgttctcTCGTTGTATTGGCAATAACCACTGAGCTACTGTTACCACAACTGTGTGATATCATATTCTTTTATCGCTATCGCGGGATATCTTGAAATTTGCAATTatcgataaaaatgtaaataaaatattaaaatattatcatagaccTATAGgtctatgaatattttaataggtattctCACCTATATTGgctaggtataatgtatattaatttatgtttactgTTGTACGTTTTGAGGTGATTTAGTatttactgattttattttttctacacTTCCAAGTCTTAGTTTATTCCTTCCTTCCGAGTTAACAGATGCATTAGTATAAGAACGCCATACGTGTACGTGCATAAAATTACCTACGATGGAAGAAGACAGAGACAAGTCGCCGGAAGACAGTATCCCTTTAGCAGACGATGACCCTCAAGGTATGTTTTTTTGAACTGAAGATTTGCTAATTGTTACTACTTTGATCCCGCATTGATGTgtgcttcaattttaaattattatcacagCCATTATCCATGATGATCAGGACATATCTCAATGTTCCGATGTCATTGTGCGCAATCAAAGTATGGATTCATTACAGTCGTCGTTTACAAATGGTAGTAATAGTCCAAGCAGAAACAGTGAGTGTTCCATGTATATTATAGGGTTGCCATTTGTTCTGATTTCACTGGAACAATACCACTTTCTAAAAATTAGTCCCTTGTTTTAATCTTTATCTACTCTAcaaccaaattatgtttttgttgaaATCATTGGTGTTTTAGTaagtttatttgtaaaaatcacAGTAATCAAGTAAGGTACTAGGCTATGttgttttatttctattaactatatgACAGATGAGTTATAGATGTCATTCAGACTAGTGTcctgaaatttaattttgaatgaatgGCAATCCTTGTTTACCAATATTCAACCTTAAGTAGATTATTCaaagttcaattatttatactacACTATCAGTCTAAATATTTGTTTGCCTGCTGCTTTTATAGGTTTAGATCGTGATATGAGTCCTGATGAATTAGAAGAAAAAGCCAGACTTATTACACAAGTTTTAGAACTACAAAACACATTAGATGGTAAACAcgatttgcatataatattttagtacataACATAGAAAAATTGAAATGAGTACATAATTaaggtttattaaatataaaataatttttttagatttatctcAACGTGTAGATAGTGTAAAAGAAGAAAATTTGAAACTACGATCTGAAAATCAAGTTCTTGGCCAATATATTGAAAATCTTATGTCTGCATCTAGTGTATTTCAGACTACTTCTCCAAGAGTgaaaaagaaatgaaaaatagattatattatttttatttgctgcCATAAACAatgcaaattaatttaacttaaatgaATACAATACGCACAGCTTTATCATCTATTTTAACCTCAATTCAACATACATACAACTACAATTCAACTACATACaacaaaaagttattaatttagtctcactatttaatgtataaaatctaagtaaattttttgtttttttaatacagttatACTAGACTATttgttaaaactaataatttattgaaaaagttcattttttatcttatttctacaaTATCTAATCTACTTTGTgagaataatttacaacaaaagaaaattgtataaagtgtttctattttatttatgttaaacatattgttttattttgaattatttttagtttataacacattccattcatattatatattaatatattattcagtatattgttatgaaaattataatttaatttttttttaatttcttattattaaatatgtacaaatagcgtaagctattaaaaataaagtatgtatCTCATTATCagtatttaactaatttaattaaaatgtaggtatttactcaaaattttagattattgctttagttttttattttaacttattataattgttattatttgaaattatagagttttgatttcaatttaaacatcttttatttaatattgtcttATTTGTCCATGATATACTGATGACTATAATACTCTATTCAAAAAGACAACTATCTGTTTTTACTTTGGCACATCAAGAACCACACGATAATGCTGACACCAGTTAAATGGTGGTGTACTGGATGAAAATTGCTAGTTGTTGCTAACTGTTAACTCTcttttaaaactaatacaaatacaaaacaaaataatgcaatgcatatttttctatttaaaaaaaaaaattgtatttatttattttaataacttaatgaGGAATCTTTCAACACAAAGTAAATATACTGACtagtttaataatacttaaagtAGTAACATTATAACACTAGCTTAGCATATATTGCATTGGCTTTAAAGTGCTTAGACTTCTTcacaataaataactattattgtttaatactgttttcatattataaatatataaaataatgttttacctGTATTGTgtgctatataaaataaaattttacttaaaaataaatattatgaatttcaaaaaaaaacttgacTTAAAGTTTACTACAGTatcatatagtatttatatataaatgttctataaaatataataaatagccaataggtatattataatatataggtacctattggtatattttattctataatattataattgtatttaaaaaaaattgaagaatgtattatgaatattacttatacaacaattgttaaaaaatgtgtagcATGTTGTCCTCTTTTAGTTGTTGgacctaattttattttgccatttttttttatagccacataccatttttttttttgatatttcaaagATAGGTATGCGCTGTAAGGACCTTCTGGTTGTTCGATGaaaattgttgaattatttttaggaTCAGcctaaaaattaatagaaaataaataaattaaaaatatttaaataaaactattagatAGTATTCCCACTTCTCCATAAAGAAGTCCATCTTTGTTCATAGCCAAAAACAAATTGGCTTCGACTCCTCTAATACGAACATGACCAGGAGACATTGATGTGAATTCCATTATACAATGGCTGTCTGTATCATCATCAGAACTGGATACTTTTCCATtttgaagtattaaaatattatacccatGTCTGCAGTTCAATTTCATCCTGCGGCCATAATGTTTGATCACACGTCTGTCGACAATTACGGATTTTTGATTCTTTTGATGGTGTTCATTACCCAACAAGTGACTAACATAAATCACAcaattcaaacaatttattaattttttttaacattgttaaaaaatgtattaacctCTTGGACGCTGCAACATCGCATGTTGATGTTTGAGATATTTCTTCTTCTTGATCCAtgaaaaatgtgttcaaaatcaaataaaattattgtgataCCTACTAAAAAACTGTGttgtttttcaacaatttttttattaacatagcCAGATATGCCCAAGTATACAGCAGgattcactaaaaaaaaatattaactacctacatgtctacattatatattatgtttatgtgcaATAAGTCATAAGAGGCAATAGCAAATGAGGCATGTGTGGGTTTGATGTGGGCAGACCATTAACAATCTAaatttaagtttgtatttttaccTTTAACCCCTCcataacctattataatatgtaatatgctatataccatatatgatattacagattgtagtaaacactaaacataaAGTATGGTagactatagtatatactatattatacaatcaaataatttattttatagatttttgacagattaaataaagatataaagtagtaggtaggtagttatattCATGAATAAAACATAGTTAGgaagatatataggtatataaataacattttttctttatttaaattttaaaccaataatttattgcaattaGTTGCCCACTTACTTAACTTAAGAATATAGGTTATGGTATCTATCTACTCAAGAAATCCAAGGAATATTTCATTTCTGATGTACCTCTACAGGTTAGGTAGGTAGATACAGAAAATGTTAATCTAACTTAATACAAGACTACACGGGGCACAGACACTTTTTATAGTTCATATTTTCTCAGATTTTTCACTAAGTACCTACTCTTTACttttgtaaatacctactattgGAGAACTTATCATAAGATCCAAAAATATAACGctattttattgtttagaaAATTCAAAGCTTAATGTCATATGATTAGTTCCATAGATAGGTAGCTAATCctgtacacatttttataaatttcaatttgtgCTTGCAACAATACGGCATATAAGTTTAAGATATCTACCAACCATTAAAGAATCCAACATACGCATAATCTAAACTTTTTGATCTATCAAGTTCTGAATTTTAACGAGTGCCCTTACTTTATACTTAAAATGCTTAACAGAAATCTTAGACACATTTAGACttacacattaatacattatatttgaatattatgctTCCTTATATCCAGTGATGTTCATCAAATTAGTTGAGGGTATAACACATCAATACTATAAACTGcccaacaatattttaacaatttcaatgaaaaagtTTAGGATAATAAGGTATTAGCCATTAGGGTGCTAAAAAGTCTTCCAAAAGCcattatttacattaagttCTAGACTATCACCTTGGTACAATAAGGGTCGAGGGAGGAGTGTTATTGATAACaaacaaattttcatttgtttcaaaaaataaatctcgctacaaataaatatattacccacctaaatatattttttattggtcttcAATTAAGACAAAAGTCACATGACACccactacaaaaacaataatagttatttcttttaaaaaattaagcgAGACTTGAGAATATTATACGCAGACGCTAGACATGCAGTCTACTGTGTACCGGGGGTGGCCAAACTTTTTTGATTAAGATCTACTGAGGGTATATTTTAGGATCGacttatacatatagtataggtGTGGCATaggtcataagtcataatttataagaatattgttGAATATATTACTGCGGgctgcgtgttatttcagagaTGGTATTCTTCAGTGAACATTTGCCAACTGGGaacgataggtaggtatatattcatcatattaaataaagtgAAATGTGTTAATGTTGCAGTGTTTCGAAGATCAAGTTTTAAAGCAGGTTTAgctacgctcaacttttttaattttactgttaACAACTTCCACAATAAGTTTTTATGATTgtctgaagttagaattttgacaaaattcatcagtCTTGAAAATTTGTGaattttcagttagaaattaataaaacattttcaaatgtaggcaaagaaaagaaaatgacgaaaaattgcaaattattttgtagttaaaatgtataaaatgatcaattttttagctaaagattgaaaaattaatctGCGTGCAGTTCTTTAAAaaggaatccgttccttttggaactcgttccttccaaacactggcttatattaaatatattatatttttaataaaaaaaatgaggtACTTAAGTAATTAGTGACTATATTACGTATAACTGATAAGTTTAAAAacgaaattattttagtaaaaagtaaatatggataaactattttaatattttaacttataatactcactattatttttatttttttattgcatattgttatatttcaagtattaataattaagatatatatttagtaatgtttttagtagatattaaatattattttttttttgtgtatcatTGGATTTGtctaatttataagcatttttaaattttaattatttacacgcTAATAAGtcttaacttatataataattaaaatggcaTCAAGTAGCCAACGTACTACGACGTAACGATAcgtgtaaattaaattacacgGTGTAATGTTCTTATCTTAATTGTgttattctaatattaaaagtaacaacatAGGGTTGGTTCTGCCGATCGTACATTTAGTATGCCACGCGTGGGTCAATGATggaaacaaatagtgcgctgacatcccaaccggcaaccgACCTTTTTGTTCTATCCCATAAGTCTAGGTTAACATACGAGTATATCAACTGATACCGGTAGTTTCAGCCAAAGAGTcgagtggcctttgcaattcaagatccttTCCTACATATTCGGCATTATTAACCTAACTATTTTACCTTCACACTTCTTCTTCCCCCTTCTCACacaactatacataaattaggaCGGTTTTTGAATGGTAAAAACTCTAGCTCCTGTTATTATACGTTATAGTGGCTACTCcgctattttagattctgagcgaagcgatgaatgtattgattttacaa contains:
- the LOC132951911 gene encoding fibroblast growth factor 1-like isoform X1 — its product is MDQEEEISQTSTCDVAASKSHLLGNEHHQKNQKSVIVDRRVIKHYGRRMKLNCRHGYNILILQNGKVSSSDDDTDSHCIMEFTSMSPGHVRIRGVEANLFLAMNKDGLLYGEADPKNNSTIFIEQPEGPYSAYLSLKYQKKKWYVAIKKNGKIKLGPTTKRGQHATHFLTIVV
- the LOC132951912 gene encoding cysteine-rich hydrophobic domain-containing protein 2; translated protein: MAVFDDIQQYDEEIACTSMDEAYLMHVQDPILIRGIGNLTVFGLSSRFQSEFPSALVSRVAPEEFEETMARINSVLKKSLPMNAKWLFCGCMCCCCTLGCSLWPVICLSKRTQHSLNKLLDWENNHLYNKIGLHWRLNKQRVDTSSITEYVLLVEFIPKIPIYKPD
- the LOC132951913 gene encoding short coiled-coil protein A; protein product: MEEDRDKSPEDSIPLADDDPQAIIHDDQDISQCSDVIVRNQSMDSLQSSFTNGSNSPSRNSLDRDMSPDELEEKARLITQVLELQNTLDDLSQRVDSVKEENLKLRSENQVLGQYIENLMSASSVFQTTSPRVKKK
- the LOC132951911 gene encoding fibroblast growth factor 1-like isoform X2; translation: MDQEEEISQTSTCDVAASKRRVIKHYGRRMKLNCRHGYNILILQNGKVSSSDDDTDSHCIMEFTSMSPGHVRIRGVEANLFLAMNKDGLLYGEADPKNNSTIFIEQPEGPYSAYLSLKYQKKKWYVAIKKNGKIKLGPTTKRGQHATHFLTIVV